The sequence CTGTGTCCCAAATCCCTtcccaaccccatcccaatcccattcccaccccatcccGGTGACCCCAAAACTCACCCCAATCCCAAAGTCACCCCAATCCAACCCTGGTGACCCCAAAACTCGCCTCAATCCCAAACCTGACCCCAATCCCATCCCGGTGACCCCAATCCTCACCCCAATCCCAAACCTGACCCCAATCCCATCCCGGTGACCCCAAACCCGACCCCAAACCTCTTCTGGTGTCCCCCAACCCCAATTCCCCAATCCCAACCCCATTCCCGGTGtcccccaaaccccaacaaCCCCTGACCCCATCCTGGTGACCTCAAATCTGATCCCAACCCCAATTCCTGACCCCAAACGTCAAGTCCTGACCTCAAATTCCAATttctgaccccaaatcccaatttctGGCAGGAAtcctgaccccaaaaccccaaatccacaccccaaaaccccggTACCTTGCTGTCGACGTGGATGAGGCTCATAGTCGGGCAGGATGTCGCGGCACTTAACGATGTCCTCCAACCCCAATTAACCCAAACCCTGACttctgaccccaaatcccagttcCTCACTGTAAATCCCAATTTTTGACCCCAAACTCCCCATTtttgaccccaaaaccccaaaactcccagATTTCGACCCCAAACTCCCGTACCTTGCTGTCGACGTGGATGAGGCGCAGCTCGTAGTCGGGCAGGATGTCGCGGTGCTCGTTGATGTCCTCCAACCCCAATTAACCCAAACCCTGACttctgaccccaaatcccaattcgTCACTgtaaaatcccaatttttgACCCCAAAGCCCCAAAACTGCCAGATTTCGACCCCAAACTCCCGTACCTTGCTGTCGACGTGGATGAGGCACAGCTCGTAGTCGGGCAGGATGTCGCGGCGCTCGTTGATGTCCTCCAACCCCAATTGCTGACCCCAAACTCCCCATTtttgaccccaaaaccccaaaactccccatttttgaccccaaaactcccagaTTTCGACCCCAAACCTGGTACCTTGCTGTCGACGTGGATGAGGCGCAGCTCGTAGTCGGGCAGGATGTCACGGCGCTCGTTGATGTCCTCCAGGGCCATCCTGACGGCCGGCAGGCACGCCTGCCCGCCCGGCCAGCCGCCGGACATGGGGAAGAGCGCGCCCACGTGCACGGCCTTCTTCCCTAGGGCCCACGTCGGCGTCCGGCCCAGCagccaccccaaaaaccaccccaaaacggCCGCCCCCAGCCAGCGCGGGGCCACCCGCTCGGGGCTCCCCATGGCTCAACCCCAAAAGGGCATCGCggcgggttttggggggttttttggggggttctggggtTGTTATGGGTTTtttggcagttttggggtttttttggggggttttggaggggGTTGGGGTGGGGCGGTGGTGATGtcaggtgggggaggggaaggggtggggagatgggaaggagggGTTTGaggggggtttgggatttgggaggaattggggggaatgggggaaatgaggggggggatgtggggggaaATGAAGGATAAAATTGGGGAAATGAGAGGggaaaatgaggaggaaaatggggaaaaatgaggggggaaatggggaaaagtaaggaaggaaaatgggagattattgggatggggaggggaaaatTAGGGGGGAAATAgtgaaaaaaggggagaaaaatggcgaaaaaacgggaaaacactgggatgaggagggggaaaatgggaaaaatcggGAAAAACGGAGAAATGCAGGGAGGAGATTGATGGGGTGAGGGACAGGaaaaaatcaggggaaaaaaatggggggaaaggggagaaaaataggaaaaattgggaaaaaagaggggggaaataggaaaatgggaaaatttgggaaaaaagagGTATGAataggggagaaaatgggaaaaatctggaaaaaacaGGGGAAATTGGGatgagaaaaggggaaaatatggaaaaatcgGGAAAACcgagggatgaggaggggagaaaatccggagggaaaagggggaaaaatcgggaaaaaagaggggaaaaatcgggatgaggaggggagaaatggaggggaaatgggaaaaaattgggatgaggaggggagaaaatggggaaaatcgggaaaaaagagggaaaatggagaaatgggggaaaaaagcggGATCGGaaaaggaggggagggagggaggggagggggaggggagggagagggatggAAACCGGAGcttggggggggtgggggggtcgggaattcgggaattcggGGCGGAGAATCCGGCGGGGAAGGAGccgggatggggaggaggaggaggaggaggaggtggaggaaggctgggaaatgatggacgaggaggaggaggaggaggagggagaggaggagcgaggaaggctgggaggaggaggaggaggaggaggaggaggaggaagaggagcggGGAGGGGCCCgggggcggttttggggtcccacccctcgagaaaagggaaatttgggggggtgggggaggagcACGGACTCACCTGAGGGGGGGCGATGAGctgtgggggaggggagggaaactGAGTCACACAGAGAGGACCCCCCCCACACACGAATCCCAGaaactccaaaaaaacccagaaatcccagaaatcccccccaaaaaaattcccagggGAAACTGAGTCACAGAGAgaccccacccccccaaaaaaaaatccccaagaacCTTCCCAGAAgaccccagagaccccaaatcccctggaccaccaaaaccccaaacGCAAACTCCAAATCCCAacgaccccaaatccccccaaaacccaaaatcccacagagacccccaaaccccaaagaccccaaaatcctaacccccaaaaaaaccccaacaccccaaaaacccaaaccccaaatcccatagagaccccaaaaaaaaccccaaaaaaaccctccaaaaccccaacaccccaaaaaccccaaaccccccccaaaaaaccccaaaaccccaaaaacccaacaccccaaaaacccaaaccccaaatcccatagagacaccaaaaaaaaaccccaaaaaaccctccaaaaccccaagaccccaaaaaccccaaacccccccaaaaaaatcacaaaaccccAATCCTCCacaccccaaaaactccaaagaccccaaaaaacttggaaaataccccaaaaaaacccaaaaaaggcCCAAAACCCCAATCTCCTACAACCCAATCCctcacaccccaaaaccccaaaaccacaaaaaaaccccaatctcccacaccccaaatcccccaaaaatctgcaaaaaaacctccaaaaaaccccaaaaccccaatcccccacaccccaaaaccccaaaaacccccaaaaaccccaaaatcccccaaacccccgaaGCGGGACTGACGCAGGCAGTGTGGCCGGGGCTGGCTCCAGCGCCCGCTCCGGGTGCAGTTGCTGCGCGCGGCGCCCACCAGGCGGAAGCCGGGCTGGCAGGAGAACCTGGCCCAGGTGCCCTCCACGGGGACCTTCTCCATGGCCCCCGCAGCCACCTGCCCGTTCTCCAGGCTCAGGTGGGCCTTGGGGCACGTCCGCACTGTGGGGACACCGCAGCGTCGGCGTGGTGGCCCCAAAACCCACGTGGACATCGGGAACCCCAACATGTGAACATCAGTGAACCCCAAAATGGACACGGGGTGGTGGCCCCAACATGTGAACATCGGTGAACCCCAAAATGGGCGTTGGTGAACCCCAAAATGGACACGGGGTGGTGGCCCCAACATGTGAACATCAGTGAACCCCAACATGGGTGTTGGTGGACCCCAAAAGTGGATGTGGGATGGTGGCCCCAAAATCTGAACATCAGGGAGCCCCAAAGTGGATGTTGGGTGGTGGCCCCAAAGTGGATGTGGGGTGGTGGCCCCAAAATGGGCATTGGTGAACCCCAAAGTGGATCTGGAGTGGTggaccccaaagtggacatGGGGTGGTAGCCCCGAAATCCACGTGGCATGGTGGCCCCAAAATGAATGTGGGGTGGTGGCCCCAGAATGGGCATAGGCGAAGCCAAAAGTGGACATGGTGGTGGTGGCCCCAAAACGGGCATTGGTGAGCCCCAAAATGGTCGCCTGCCCATTCTCCATGCATGGTCATCATGGTCTTAGCCATGGTCAAGGTGATGGGTGTGGTGATGGTCCTGGGCATGGTGATGGTCAAGTGGTGGGCATGGTCAAGATGATGGCAATGGTCAGGGTGATGGTGGTTGAGGTGATGATGGTCGAGCTCACAGTGATGATGGGATGGGGATATTGATGGGGTGGAGAGAAGGTGAGGACATTGataggatggggacagggatggagacGTTGATGGAATGAGAACCTTCATGGGATAGAGACGTTGATGGTATGGAAACATTGATCGTATGGAGATATTGATGATATGGAGATATTGATGGTATGGAGATATTGGTGGAGACATCAATGGAATGATGTCAAGATGGAGATGTTGATGGGATGGTGACAAGATGGAAAAGTTGGTGGGATGGAGATGATGGGATGGGGGCAAGATGGAGACTTTAATGGAATGATGCCAAGATAGAAATGTTGATGGGATGGAGACTCTGATTGGGATGAGAACCTTCacgggatggggacatggatgGCACGGTGACAAGATGGAGACGTTGATgggatggagatgctgggatgAGGACAAGATGGAAATGTTGATAAGAAAATGACAAGATGGGGACATTGATGGGATGGAGATGATGGGACGAGGACAAGATGCAAATGTCGATGAGAAGATGGGGACATTGATgggatggagatgctgggatgAGGACAAGATGGAAATGTTGATGAGATGATGAGAAGATGGGGACATTGAtgtgatggagatgctgggatgAGGACAAGATGGAAATGTTGATAAGAAAATGACAAGATGGGGACATTGATGGGATGGAGATGATGGGACGAGGACAAGATGGGGACATTGATGGGATGAGGACAAGATGGAAATGTTGATGAGAAGATGGGGACATTGATgggatggagatgctgggacGAGGACAAGATGGAAACGTTGATGAGATGCCGACAAGACGGACACGCCGAGATGGAACGAGAACTTCCGCGGGACGGAACGCTGACGTGACAGAGACCCCAGGGGACCTGTCGGTGGCACTCACGGCAGCGGCTGGGGTGGCCCATGGCCGTCCAGGTGCCGTCGCGCTGGCACTTGCGCACCTTGGGCCCCACGATCTCGCGCTCGGGCCGGCACACGTACTCGATCTCGTAGTCGAAGGGCAGGAACCGCACGCTCCGCACCTCGTCCGGCGTCAGGCCCCGGTAGCGGATGCCCCCGTCCCGCGGAGGGTGGATGAtctggcagcctggggacaccgAGAGCGCCGTTGGAGaaacgtggggctggggatggaattgtggggttggggacatcaaAAAACGTTTGGTTGGCCCCGAAAATAcgggatttggggtcagggaCACCAAAAAACGTGGGatttgggacaccaaaaaacatggggctggggacagcaaaAAACACGGTGGTGGCTCCCCAAAactatgggatttggggttggggacatcaaAAAACGTTTGGTTGGCCCCGAAAATACGGGATTTGGGGTCGGGGACACCAAAAAACGTGGGatttgggacaccaaaaaacatggggctggggacagcaaaAAACATGGTGGTGGCCCCCCAAAACTacgggatttggggttggggacaccaaAAAACATTTGGTTGGCCCCGAAAATACGGGATTTGGGGTCGGGGGACACCAAAAAACGTGGGatttgggacaccaaaaaacatggggctggggacagcaaaAAACATGGTGGTGGCCCCAAAAGTACGAatttggggttggggacaccaaAAAACGTTTGGTTGGCCCCGAAAATACGGGATTTGGGGTCGGGGACACCAAAAAAACGTGGGatttgggacaccaaaaaacatggggctggggacagcaaaAAACATGGTGGTGGCCCCAAAAGTATGAgatttggggttggggacaccaaAAAACGTTTGGTTGGCCCCGAAAATACGGGATTTGGGGTCGGGGACACCAAAAAACGTGGGatttgggacaccaaaaaacatggggctggggacagcaaaAAACATGGTGGTGGCACCAAAAATACGAatttggggttggggacaccaaAAAATGTTTGGTTGGCCCTGAAAATATGGGAttgggggttggggacaccaaAAAACGTGGGATTGACCCTGAAAATTTGGGATTGGCCCCAAAAGTTAGTGATTGGCCCCAAATGTTGGGGTTGGCGCAGGTTTGGGTTCGTCACCTTCGGTGAGGTTGGCGTGGACGGCGCCGCGGGCggagctggagaggagcagcaggagcagaggggacagcggggacagcgacGGCGGTGGCATctggaaaccccaaaaatgagaaattccatgtgggaaaaccccaaaaatggggaaattctatgggggaaaaccccaaaaatggggaaattctatgggggaaatcccaaaaatgagaaattctatggggaaaatcccaaacatggagaatttcccccaatttctgCCGCTCCCCCCATCCAGGACCCTTCCCCCAATCTttgcccctccccaaaaaaaaatttgggacCCTCCCCCCTATTTTTGCCCCTCCCCCCCACATTctgggacccctcccccacGCTCAGGGTCCTCACCCagtcctccccctcccccccaaatcccaccaccCCCCCCAAATTTTTGCGACCCCTCCCcccctccaaaacccccccagaatttcgggaccccccccaaaataaaaaaaggtgggggaggggccgcTCCTTACCTTGCCCGatcttcccaaaattccaaaaaaaaaaaaaaccgggaaaaatcccccaaaaaagccGGGAAAAGGCgaggggggcggggggagggaccccccaaatttatttttggggtggggggggggggcggaaTCTTCCCacgggtgggggaggggcggggacGGAGCGGCGAAAATGCcgggaaataaaataaaaataaatgggaaaaaaaaaataattaaattaaaaatcgTGGGAATTcggggtgggattttttttggggggggatttcccggggtgggggaggggaggcgggtggattttgggggatccgAATTTTGGggatggatttttgggggggtcccggcggCTCCGGGAGGGGCCTCGGGCTCGGGAATCACCGGAGGGAGGGGCcggtgggggaggggccggtgggggaggggcggggcggggagggggaggggccggAGCCGCCttggggggggattttggggtttgggggggaaatttgggggttttgggggagtttggggacaatttagggattttggggaaatttgggggttttgggagattttgggaaaaaattggggggttggggggatttggggaaaaattggcgagttttgggggagtttgggggaaaaataaggattttggggggatatggggggaaatttgagggatttggggggatttgggaaaaattggggggttttgggggagtttggggaaattcggggggtttgggggattttgggaaaaaattggcgAGTTTTGAGGGAGTTTGGGGAACatttagggattttgggggggatttggggggaaatttgagggatttggggggatttgggaaaaatttggggtttttgggggagtttggggaaattcggggggtttgggggatttggggaaaaatttggtggttttggggggattttggggaaattcggGGGTTTTGTGGGAGTTTGGGGAAaattcagggatttggggggatttgggggaatttgaggaaaatttggagattttgggggttttatggaggaaatttgggggtttggaagggaaattgggggaaatttgggggtttcgGGGGAGTTTGAGGGGAATTCGGTGTTTtggaggggaaatttggggattttgcagggattttgggggtttggggggaatttagagattttagggGGGAATTTTGCGATTTTAGAAgagatttggggaaaatttgtgCATTTTGAGGgggaattttgcattttttgtgaAAGATTTCGTTGATTTGAGAGAGATCTCGAAATTCCGGCCCCAGTTCCCACATTTTCCTGCAGAtttcctcccaaattcccacttttttccctcattccaaccccaaaattccacttaTTTGTTGGTCATTCCCACACCAAAAAGGCCCCCTGGAATTCCTGAGAATCCTAGCAGAAAAAATTCCAAAagaatccccccaaaaactctcAAAAATCCGAGAGTGAGACGAGCAGAAAGGAGAAACCCCAAAACGGATTTCTGGGATAAAtcgtgattttttttttatttatttacttttcgGGAAGACTTTTGGGGCGGAATTTTTGGGATTAACGGAAAAGGaggagtgggggaaaaaaagtgggatttgggaaaacGGGAGGGATTTTATGGAAGAAaaaggcaggatttggggaaaaaaaaggcggATTTGGGAAACAAAAGAGGTGGATCCGAA comes from Lonchura striata isolate bLonStr1 chromosome 29, bLonStr1.mat, whole genome shotgun sequence and encodes:
- the LOC144247658 gene encoding uncharacterized protein LOC144247658 isoform X1 — translated: MPPPSLSPLSPLLLLLLSSSARGAVHANLTEGCQIIHPPRDGGIRYRGLTPDEVRSVRFLPFDYEIEYVCRPEREIVGPKVRKCQRDGTWTAMGHPSRCLRTCPKAHLSLENGQVAAGAMEKVPVEGTWARFSCQPGFRLVGAARSNCTRSGRWSQPRPHCLPHRPPSGESVLLPHPPKFPFSRGVGPQNRPRAPPRSSSSSSSSSSSSSQPSSLLLSLLLLLLLVHHFPAFLHLLLLLLLPIPAPSPPDSPPRIPEFPTPPPPPSSGFHPSPSPPPPLPPSPPFPIPLFSPISPFSLFFPDFPHFLPSSSQFFPISPPFLPSSSRFFPSFFPIFPPFPSGFSPLLIPRFSRFFHIFPFSHPNFPCFFQIFPIFSPIHTSFFPNFPIFLFPPSFFPIFPIFLPFPPIFFP
- the LOC144247658 gene encoding uncharacterized protein LOC144247658 isoform X2, which produces MPPPSLSPLSPLLLLLLSSSARGAVHANLTEGCQIIHPPRDGGIRYRGLTPDEVRSVRFLPFDYEIEYVCRPEREIVGPKVRKCQRDGTWTAMGHPSRCRECHRQVPWGLCHVSVPSRGSSRSISACPSCRHLINVSILSSSQHLHPINVPIFSSTFPSCPHPINVPILSSSHHLHPINVPILSFSYQHFHLVLIPASPSHQCPHLLIISSTFPSCPHPSISIPSMSPSSHRHLHLVLVPSSPSHQCPHLVIFLSTFPSCPHPSISIPSTSPSCHRAIHVPIP